From Mastacembelus armatus chromosome 13, fMasArm1.2, whole genome shotgun sequence, one genomic window encodes:
- the mrps23 gene encoding small ribosomal subunit protein mS23 — translation MAGSRLEKLGTVFTRVRDLMRAGVIKRAEKPIWYDVYKAFPPKKAPLYVKPHTRQSTKKHQTVPEIFYREDEVRAKFYEQYGTGPRPLDLSKPNFVSTCQRFVDKYTELKDSSDLDDSALFEETGKALLTEGIVLKRRGSSPVSAESRDPVLELKLTDMLAEQSVSADSDEAAEGTIHTIDPSSSKTI, via the exons ATGGCTGGCAGCAGACTGGAGAAGTTGGGCACTGTGTTCACCCG GGTTCGAGATCTGATGCGCGCTGGAGTCATAAAGCGGGCAGAGAAACCCATTTGGTATGATGTATACAAGGCTTTTCCACCAAAGAAGGCCCCTCTTTATGTGAAGCCACATACCAGGCAGAGTACCAAGAAGCACCAGACTGTGCCAGAAATCTTCTACAGAGAGGATGAAGTCAGAGC GAAGTTCTATGAGCAGTATGGGACAGGTCCTCGGCCTCTTGATCTCTCCAAACCAAACTTTGTATCTACGTGTCAGAG GTTTGTAGACAAATATACAGAGTTAAAGGACAGCAGTGACCTGGATGACTCTGCTCTGTTTGAGGAGACCGGGAAGGCTTTGCTCACAGAGGGCATCGTGCTGAAAAGGAGAGGATCTTCTCCT GTGTCAGCAGAGTCCAGGGATCCAGTGCTGGAGCTGAAACTGACAGACATGTTGGCAGAGCAGTCAGTCAGTGCTGATAGTGATGAGGCAGCAGAAGGAACCATACACACCATAGACCCCAGCAGCTCAAAGACCATTTGA